A stretch of the Salmo salar chromosome ssa20, Ssal_v3.1, whole genome shotgun sequence genome encodes the following:
- the LOC106580589 gene encoding rapamycin-insensitive companion of mTOR isoform X4, which translates to MRELLQDCWKSVPEPSDNLREILQNVAKPHGITNMRKLGHLNNLIKLLSSIGHCEEKFGFTYEEIIICLRLALLNEAKEVRAAGLRALRYLIRDNNVLQKVLRLQVDYLVARCIDIQQSNEGERTQALRLVRKMITVNPLLFPSSVTNSLIAVGTDGLQERDRMVRAAIAIVCELALKNPEVVTKRGGLSAILKSVIDCQLSRINEALITTILHLLNHPHTRQYIRNDVELEQILAPFTDFHYRHNADTSESQLKEDREACFLSSRMAIVASFRSWSGIINLCRAGNSGIQSLIGLLCIPNMEVREGLMEVLYEIFRLPLPIVTQDFTEALLSVDPSRCQDSWRLSDGFVAAEAKVILLHGARSRPDLIDNYLALLLSAFISSGLLEGLVEVVTSSEAQISVRATILLGELLHMANTILPHSHSHHLHCLPTLINMAASFDIPQEKRLRASAAVNHLKCFHDKKKQGPKPHSLYLDHIIRKSVTHTRVHRDIYTIMDTEEALMLNLRDSQILNHKQNLDWNWLLIATILKWPNINLRNNKDEQMHKFVRRLLYFYKPSSKLYAGLELDHPKARQLTLVGCQFIEFLIESDEDGQAYLEELVKDMVAWLSLSSGLKPDPCLQSNGLLTTLSQHYFLLLGTLSAHLHGIKLLEKCSLFQCLLNLCSVKNQDVVLKLAVSTLDYSRDGLARVILSKILTAATDTCRLYATKHLRVLLRAGVEFFSNWGMELLVTQLHDHSKAVSLEALDILDEACEDKANLHALIQLKPALSHLGDKGLLLLLRFLSIPKGFSYLNERGYVSKQLDRWQKEYNLRYVDLIEEQLNEALTTYRKPVDGDNYVRRSNQRLQRPNVYLPVHLYGQLVHDKTGCHLLEAQSVVPDLSYTVRCPMLDTWEGIKQLKAALWALGNIGSSNWGLNLLQDENVIPDILALAQHCEVLSIRGTCVYVLGVISKTRQGCEVLKRYGWDAVRHSRRTLWPVTPDEVDTLMTSELSSVPSTLSLDSESTSSQHNSESESQPHMYILDDYKCDMLDQSNDASLYLHSKPGKDRSPFTILASTRFVRNRFLNSLTLPRKKLRSTSDPKAVGGSCTPTEPKLGGLRRNRTVTEPSIYSSSQGDVFTPVFNGRGLPKSPTVSLETSFVVTSGSGEGSEGQLVERRLDQAGGGGTGLRGPGEPPSREQSSRERLAGGDGGSSSSGGGGGGGGGGGGGTQFKSRSQSFNTTTSGISSMSSSPFRETAGNPEPEPDSSDCVSLNTVVSAKTVKMLYSLSPTQAQTNHLPLSKSNSVSLFPAGYSHTLPRRSQSLKSPSMTAIKSLADCSFMYTSPRDALGYATLKKLQQQRIHPSLSHSEALASPAKDVLFTDAITMKTGSLDSRLMPRRLSAKRVSCPVVQPHRRMSISMPWFLKALSFASLDKEDLLSPINQSTLHRSSSVRSMVSSATYSCNDDYVGLALPMDINDMFHIRDAPYFQQKTSLPADDKCPFYFGDSECDGGRPYPRIPLLKQQFSISELMASRENNQNHILGVEETGLQEHTDDNCLYCVGTTVLGHHTQPQINNTCRDLLQGLTGPRPQQTCSRDSLGHGLSRPAPGTHWATASADLLQGLTGPRPQQTCSRDSLGHGQSRPAPGTHWATAKARLLGLFGRHLHLHLHFSHLADALIQSDLQ; encoded by the exons CTGCTAAGCAGCATTGGCCATTGCGAGGAGAAGTTTGGGTTTACATATGAAGAAATCATCATCTG CCTGCGGTTAGCCTTGCTGAACGAGGCCAAGGAGGTGCGTGCTGCAGGGCTGAGGGCTCTGAGGTACCTCATCAGAGACAACAATGTGCTGCAAAAGGTCCTCAGACTGCAGGTGGACTACTTGGTCGCCAG GTGCATTGACATCCAGCAGAGCAATGAGGGGGAGAGGACTCAGGCCCTCCGGCTGGTCAGAAAG aTGATCACAGTGAACCCCCTGCTGTTCCCCAGCTCTGTCACCAACTCTCTGATCGCCGTGGGAACAGACGGGCTGCAGGAGAGGGACCGCATGGTCCGTGCCGCTATCGCCATCGTCTGCGAACTGG CGTTGAAGAACCCGGAGGTAGTGACCAAGAGGGGGGGTCTCAGCGCCATCTTAAAGAGTGTGATTGACTGTCAGCTGAGCCGCATCAATGAGGCTCTGATCACCACCATCCTCCACCTGCTCAACCATCCACACACCAGGCAATACATACGCAATGATGTGGAGCTGGAG CAAATCCTAGCACCTTTCACAGACTTCCACTACCGCCACAATGCCGACACATCAGAGAGCCAGCTCAA GGAGGACCGTGAAGCTTGTTTCCTGTCCAGCAGGATGGCTATAGTAGCTTCCTTCCGTTCCTGGTCTG GTATCATTAACCTCTGTAGGGCCGGGAACTCTGGGATCCAGTCCCTGATTGGTCTGCTGTGTATACCAAATATGGAAGTGAGG GAAGGTTTAATGGAGGTGTTGTATGAGATATTCAGGCTTCCTCTCCCCATCGTAACCCAGGACTTTACTGAAGCACTTCTCAGCGTGG ACCCCAGTAGGTGCCAGGACAGCTGGAGACTGTCTGATGGTTTTGTGGCTGCAGAGGCTAAAGTCATCCTGCTCCATGGAGCCAGGTCCAG GCCTGACCTGATAGATAACTACCTGGCCTTGTTACTGTCTGCCTTCATCTCCAGTGGCCTGCTAGAG ggtctggtagaggtggtgaCCAGCAGTGAGGCCCAGATATCAGTGAGAGCCACCATCCTACTAGGAGAACTActacacatg gcCAACACCATCCTCCCTCACTCCCACAGTCACCACCTGCACTGTCTGCCCACCCTCATCAACATGGCTGCCTCTTTTGACATCCCCCAGGAGAAACgcct TCGGGCGAGTGCGGCGGTCAACCACTTGAAGTGTTTCCATGACAAGAAGAAGCAAGGACCCAAACCCCATAGTCTGTATCTCGACCATATCATCCGCAAGTCTGTGACACACACACGAGTACACAGAGACATCTATACTATTATG gacACAGAGGAAGCACTGATGTTGaacctgagggacagtcagatCCTCAACCACAAACAGAACCTTGACTGGAACTGGCTCCTCATCGCAACCATCCTCAAG TGGCCCAACATTAACCTCAGGAACAACAAAGATGAACAGATGCACAA gtTTGTGCGGAGGCTGCTGTACTTCTATAAGCCCAGTAGTAAGCTGTATGCAGGTCTGGAGCTAGACCATCCTAAAGCCAGACAGCTCACTCTGGTAGGATGCCAGTTCATCGAGTTCCTCATAGAGTCTGACGAG gaTGGCCAGGCATACCTGGAGGAGCTGGTGAAGGACATGGTGGCCTGGCTGTCCTTGTCCTCTGGCCTGAAGCCTGACCCCTGTCTCCAGAGCAACGGGCTGCTCACCACCCTCAGCCAGCACTACTTCCTGTTACTGGGGACCCTCTCAGCCCACCTACACGGGATTAAACTGCTAGAGAAGTGCAGCCTCTTTCAGTG TCTGCTGAACCTGTGCTCTGTGAAAAACCAGGACGTTGTGTTGAAGCTGGCTGTGTCTACTCTGGACTACAGCAGAGATGGACTGGCCAGAGTCATCCTTTCCAAGATCCTCACTGCCGCCACTGAT ACGTGCAGGCTGTATGCCACCAAGCACCTGCGTGTGTTGCTGAGGGCAGGGGTGGAGTTCTTCAGTAACTGGGGCATGGAGCTGCTGGTCACCCAGCTGCACGACCACAGCAAAGCTGTCTCCTTGGAGGCCCTGGACATACTGGACGAGGCCTGCGAGGACAAG GCTAACCTCCATGCTCTGATCCAGCTCAAACCAGCTCTGTCCCACCTGGGAGACAAGGGCCTTCTACTGCTCCTCAG GTTCCTGTCTATTCCTAAGGGCTTCTCTTACCTCAACGAGAGGGGCTACGTCAGCAAACAGTTGGACAGATGGCAGAAG GAGTACAACCTGAGGTACGTCGATCTGATAGAGGAGCAGCTGAATGAAGCGTTAACTACATACCGTAAACCTGTGGACGGAGACAACTACGTCAGACGCAGCAACCAAAG GTTACAGAGACCAAATGTTTATCTTCCTGTGCACTTGTATGgtcagctggtccatgataagaCAGGCTGCCATCTACTGGAGGCTCAG AGTGTGGTTCCTGACCTCAGCTACACGGTTCGCTGCCCGATGCTGGACACCTGGGAGGGCATCAAACAGCTGAAGGCAGCCCTCTGGGCTCTG GGTAACATTGGCTCATCCAACTGGGGTCTGAACCTGCTGCAGGATGAGAACGTCATCCCTGACATCCTGGCTTTGGCACAACACTGTGAGGTCCTGTCCATACGTGG gacttGTGTGTACGTCTTAGGCGTGATCTCCAAGACACGGCAGGGCTGTGAAGTGTTGAAACGGTATGGCTGGGATGCGGTCAGACACAGTCGGCGGACGCTGTGGCCCGTCACCCCTGACGAGGTGGACACACTGATGACCTCTGAACTCTCCTCCGTACCAAGCACGCTCAGTCTCGACTCCGAGTCCACTAGCTCCCAACACAATAGCGAGAGCGAGTCCCAGCCCC acATGTACATCCTGGATGATTACAAGTGTGACATGTTGGACCAATCAAACGATGCCTCCCTCTACCTGCACTCCAAACCCGGGAAGGACCGCAGCCCCTTCACCATCCTGGCCTCGACCCGCTTCGTACGCAACCGCTTCCTCAACTCCCTGACCCTCCCCAGAAAGAAGCTGCGCTCCACCAGTGACCCCAAGGCAGTGGGGGGCAGCTGCACCCCCACCGAGCCCAAACTGGGGGGGCTGAGAAGGAACAGGACGGTCACAGAGCCCTCTATCTACTCCTCATCGCAGGGCGACGTGTTTACGCCTGTATTCAATGGGAGAGGCTTACCCAAGAGTCCCACAGTCAGCCTGGAAACCTCCTTTGTGGTGACCAGCGGCTCGGGGGAGGGGTCAGAGGGGCAGCTGGTAGAGAGGAGGCTAGACCAGGCTGGTGGAGGGGGTACTGGGCTGCGGGGTCCTGGAGAGCCTCCCTCCAGGGAACAGAGTAGCCGGGAACGTCTAGCGGGAGGAGATGGTGGTTCCTCTTCCTccggaggggggggaggaggagggggaggaggagggggagggactcAGTTTAAAAGCCGCAGTCAGAGCTTCAACACCACCACTAGCGGCATCAGCTCCATGAGCTCCAGCCCCTTCCGTGAGACCGCTGGAAACCCTGAGCCCGAACCAGACTCCTCGGACTGCGTCAGCCTTAACACAGTGGTCTCGGCCAAGACCGTAAAAATGCTGTACTCCCTCAGCCCAACCCAGGCCCAGACCAACCACCTGCCCCTTTCCAAGTCTAACTCTGTCTCCCTGTTCCCCGCTGGCTACTCACATACCCTCCCCCGCAGATCCCAGAGTCTCAAGTCTCCCTCCATGACGGCTATTAAGAGCCTGGCGGACTGCAGTTTCATGTACACCAGCCCGCGGGATGCGCTAGGCTATGCTACTCTGAAGAAGCTGCAGCAGCAGAGGATCCATCCGTCTCTGTCTCATAGTGAGGCGTTAGCGTCGCCCGCTAAAGACGTACTGTTCACTGACGCTATCACTATGAAGACTGGTAGTCTGGACTCGAGGCTGATGCCGCGCAG GTTGTCTGCTAAGAGGGTCAGCTGTCCAGTTGTCCAGCCACACCGCAGGATGTCCATCTCTATGCCTTG GTTTCTGAAGGCGTTGAGCTTTGCGTCTCTGGACAAGGAGGATCTGCTCAGCCCCATCAACCAGAGCACTCTGCACCGTTCCTCCTCAGTGAGATCCATGGTGTCCAGCGCCACCTACAGCTGTAATGACGACTACGTGGGCCTGGCGCTGCCCATGGACATCAACGACATGTTCCACATCCGAGACGCGCCTTACTTCCAACAGAAGACCAGCCTGCCTGCCGACGACAAGTGCCCATTCTACTTTGGAGACTCTGAAT GTGACGGTGGTCGTCCCTATCCCCGTATTCCACTGCTGAAGCAGCAGTTCAGTATCTCAGAGCTGATGGCCAGCAGAGAGAACAACCAGAACCACATCCTGGGTGTAGAGGAGACGGGTCTACAGGAACACACTGATGACAACTGTCTCTACTGCGTAGGAACTACTGTACTGGGCCACCACACACAGCCTCAGATCAACAACACATGCAGAG ACCTGCTCCAGGGACTCACTGGGCCACGGCCTCAGCAGACCTGCTCCAGGGACTCACTGGGCCACGGCCTCAGCAGACCTGCTCCAGGGACTCACTGGGCCACGGCCTCAGCAGACCTGCTCCAGGGACTCACTGGGCCACGGCCTCAGCAGACCTGCTCCAGGGACTCACTGGGCCACGGCCAAAGCAGACCTGCTCCAGGGACTCACTGGGCCACGGCCAAAGCAAGGCTGCTGGGGCTTTTTGGGcggcatttacatttacatttacattttagtcatttagcagacgctcttatccagagcgacttacagtag
- the LOC106580589 gene encoding rapamycin-insensitive companion of mTOR isoform X12 codes for MMWSWREDREACFLSSRMAIVASFRSWSGIINLCRAGNSGIQSLIGLLCIPNMEVREGLMEVLYEIFRLPLPIVTQDFTEALLSVDPSRCQDSWRLSDGFVAAEAKVILLHGARSRPDLIDNYLALLLSAFISSGLLEGLVEVVTSSEAQISVRATILLGELLHMANTILPHSHSHHLHCLPTLINMAASFDIPQEKRLRASAAVNHLKCFHDKKKQGPKPHSLYLDHIIRKSVTHTRVHRDIYTIMDTEEALMLNLRDSQILNHKQNLDWNWLLIATILKWPNINLRNNKDEQMHKFVRRLLYFYKPSSKLYAGLELDHPKARQLTLVGCQFIEFLIESDEDGQAYLEELVKDMVAWLSLSSGLKPDPCLQSNGLLTTLSQHYFLLLGTLSAHLHGIKLLEKCSLFQCLLNLCSVKNQDVVLKLAVSTLDYSRDGLARVILSKILTAATDTCRLYATKHLRVLLRAGVEFFSNWGMELLVTQLHDHSKAVSLEALDILDEACEDKANLHALIQLKPALSHLGDKGLLLLLRFLSIPKGFSYLNERGYVSKQLDRWQKEYNLRYVDLIEEQLNEALTTYRKPVDGDNYVRRSNQRLQRPNVYLPVHLYGQLVHDKTGCHLLEAQSVVPDLSYTVRCPMLDTWEGIKQLKAALWALGNIGSSNWGLNLLQDENVIPDILALAQHCEVLSIRGTCVYVLGVISKTRQGCEVLKRYGWDAVRHSRRTLWPVTPDEVDTLMTSELSSVPSTLSLDSESTSSQHNSESESQPHMYILDDYKCDMLDQSNDASLYLHSKPGKDRSPFTILASTRFVRNRFLNSLTLPRKKLRSTSDPKAVGGSCTPTEPKLGGLRRNRTVTEPSIYSSSQGDVFTPVFNGRGLPKSPTVSLETSFVVTSGSGEGSEGQLVERRLDQAGGGGTGLRGPGEPPSREQSSRERLAGGDGGSSSSGGGGGGGGGGGGGTQFKSRSQSFNTTTSGISSMSSSPFRETAGNPEPEPDSSDCVSLNTVVSAKTVKMLYSLSPTQAQTNHLPLSKSNSVSLFPAGYSHTLPRRSQSLKSPSMTAIKSLADCSFMYTSPRDALGYATLKKLQQQRIHPSLSHSEALASPAKDVLFTDAITMKTGSLDSRLMPRRLSAKRVSCPVVQPHRRMSISMPWFLKALSFASLDKEDLLSPINQSTLHRSSSVRSMVSSATYSCNDDYVGLALPMDINDMFHIRDAPYFQQKTSLPADDKCPFYFGDSECDGGRPYPRIPLLKQQFSISELMASRENNQNHILGVEETGLQEHTDDNCLYCVGTTVLGHHTQPQINNTCRGSDVCVSTSTASADLLQGLTGPRPQQTCSRDSLGHGLSRPAPGTHWATASADLLQGLTGPRPQQTCSRDSLGHGQSRPAPGTHWATAKARLLGLFGRHLHLHLHFSHLADALIQSDLQ; via the exons ATGATGTGGAGCTGGAG GGAGGACCGTGAAGCTTGTTTCCTGTCCAGCAGGATGGCTATAGTAGCTTCCTTCCGTTCCTGGTCTG GTATCATTAACCTCTGTAGGGCCGGGAACTCTGGGATCCAGTCCCTGATTGGTCTGCTGTGTATACCAAATATGGAAGTGAGG GAAGGTTTAATGGAGGTGTTGTATGAGATATTCAGGCTTCCTCTCCCCATCGTAACCCAGGACTTTACTGAAGCACTTCTCAGCGTGG ACCCCAGTAGGTGCCAGGACAGCTGGAGACTGTCTGATGGTTTTGTGGCTGCAGAGGCTAAAGTCATCCTGCTCCATGGAGCCAGGTCCAG GCCTGACCTGATAGATAACTACCTGGCCTTGTTACTGTCTGCCTTCATCTCCAGTGGCCTGCTAGAG ggtctggtagaggtggtgaCCAGCAGTGAGGCCCAGATATCAGTGAGAGCCACCATCCTACTAGGAGAACTActacacatg gcCAACACCATCCTCCCTCACTCCCACAGTCACCACCTGCACTGTCTGCCCACCCTCATCAACATGGCTGCCTCTTTTGACATCCCCCAGGAGAAACgcct TCGGGCGAGTGCGGCGGTCAACCACTTGAAGTGTTTCCATGACAAGAAGAAGCAAGGACCCAAACCCCATAGTCTGTATCTCGACCATATCATCCGCAAGTCTGTGACACACACACGAGTACACAGAGACATCTATACTATTATG gacACAGAGGAAGCACTGATGTTGaacctgagggacagtcagatCCTCAACCACAAACAGAACCTTGACTGGAACTGGCTCCTCATCGCAACCATCCTCAAG TGGCCCAACATTAACCTCAGGAACAACAAAGATGAACAGATGCACAA gtTTGTGCGGAGGCTGCTGTACTTCTATAAGCCCAGTAGTAAGCTGTATGCAGGTCTGGAGCTAGACCATCCTAAAGCCAGACAGCTCACTCTGGTAGGATGCCAGTTCATCGAGTTCCTCATAGAGTCTGACGAG gaTGGCCAGGCATACCTGGAGGAGCTGGTGAAGGACATGGTGGCCTGGCTGTCCTTGTCCTCTGGCCTGAAGCCTGACCCCTGTCTCCAGAGCAACGGGCTGCTCACCACCCTCAGCCAGCACTACTTCCTGTTACTGGGGACCCTCTCAGCCCACCTACACGGGATTAAACTGCTAGAGAAGTGCAGCCTCTTTCAGTG TCTGCTGAACCTGTGCTCTGTGAAAAACCAGGACGTTGTGTTGAAGCTGGCTGTGTCTACTCTGGACTACAGCAGAGATGGACTGGCCAGAGTCATCCTTTCCAAGATCCTCACTGCCGCCACTGAT ACGTGCAGGCTGTATGCCACCAAGCACCTGCGTGTGTTGCTGAGGGCAGGGGTGGAGTTCTTCAGTAACTGGGGCATGGAGCTGCTGGTCACCCAGCTGCACGACCACAGCAAAGCTGTCTCCTTGGAGGCCCTGGACATACTGGACGAGGCCTGCGAGGACAAG GCTAACCTCCATGCTCTGATCCAGCTCAAACCAGCTCTGTCCCACCTGGGAGACAAGGGCCTTCTACTGCTCCTCAG GTTCCTGTCTATTCCTAAGGGCTTCTCTTACCTCAACGAGAGGGGCTACGTCAGCAAACAGTTGGACAGATGGCAGAAG GAGTACAACCTGAGGTACGTCGATCTGATAGAGGAGCAGCTGAATGAAGCGTTAACTACATACCGTAAACCTGTGGACGGAGACAACTACGTCAGACGCAGCAACCAAAG GTTACAGAGACCAAATGTTTATCTTCCTGTGCACTTGTATGgtcagctggtccatgataagaCAGGCTGCCATCTACTGGAGGCTCAG AGTGTGGTTCCTGACCTCAGCTACACGGTTCGCTGCCCGATGCTGGACACCTGGGAGGGCATCAAACAGCTGAAGGCAGCCCTCTGGGCTCTG GGTAACATTGGCTCATCCAACTGGGGTCTGAACCTGCTGCAGGATGAGAACGTCATCCCTGACATCCTGGCTTTGGCACAACACTGTGAGGTCCTGTCCATACGTGG gacttGTGTGTACGTCTTAGGCGTGATCTCCAAGACACGGCAGGGCTGTGAAGTGTTGAAACGGTATGGCTGGGATGCGGTCAGACACAGTCGGCGGACGCTGTGGCCCGTCACCCCTGACGAGGTGGACACACTGATGACCTCTGAACTCTCCTCCGTACCAAGCACGCTCAGTCTCGACTCCGAGTCCACTAGCTCCCAACACAATAGCGAGAGCGAGTCCCAGCCCC acATGTACATCCTGGATGATTACAAGTGTGACATGTTGGACCAATCAAACGATGCCTCCCTCTACCTGCACTCCAAACCCGGGAAGGACCGCAGCCCCTTCACCATCCTGGCCTCGACCCGCTTCGTACGCAACCGCTTCCTCAACTCCCTGACCCTCCCCAGAAAGAAGCTGCGCTCCACCAGTGACCCCAAGGCAGTGGGGGGCAGCTGCACCCCCACCGAGCCCAAACTGGGGGGGCTGAGAAGGAACAGGACGGTCACAGAGCCCTCTATCTACTCCTCATCGCAGGGCGACGTGTTTACGCCTGTATTCAATGGGAGAGGCTTACCCAAGAGTCCCACAGTCAGCCTGGAAACCTCCTTTGTGGTGACCAGCGGCTCGGGGGAGGGGTCAGAGGGGCAGCTGGTAGAGAGGAGGCTAGACCAGGCTGGTGGAGGGGGTACTGGGCTGCGGGGTCCTGGAGAGCCTCCCTCCAGGGAACAGAGTAGCCGGGAACGTCTAGCGGGAGGAGATGGTGGTTCCTCTTCCTccggaggggggggaggaggagggggaggaggagggggagggactcAGTTTAAAAGCCGCAGTCAGAGCTTCAACACCACCACTAGCGGCATCAGCTCCATGAGCTCCAGCCCCTTCCGTGAGACCGCTGGAAACCCTGAGCCCGAACCAGACTCCTCGGACTGCGTCAGCCTTAACACAGTGGTCTCGGCCAAGACCGTAAAAATGCTGTACTCCCTCAGCCCAACCCAGGCCCAGACCAACCACCTGCCCCTTTCCAAGTCTAACTCTGTCTCCCTGTTCCCCGCTGGCTACTCACATACCCTCCCCCGCAGATCCCAGAGTCTCAAGTCTCCCTCCATGACGGCTATTAAGAGCCTGGCGGACTGCAGTTTCATGTACACCAGCCCGCGGGATGCGCTAGGCTATGCTACTCTGAAGAAGCTGCAGCAGCAGAGGATCCATCCGTCTCTGTCTCATAGTGAGGCGTTAGCGTCGCCCGCTAAAGACGTACTGTTCACTGACGCTATCACTATGAAGACTGGTAGTCTGGACTCGAGGCTGATGCCGCGCAG GTTGTCTGCTAAGAGGGTCAGCTGTCCAGTTGTCCAGCCACACCGCAGGATGTCCATCTCTATGCCTTG GTTTCTGAAGGCGTTGAGCTTTGCGTCTCTGGACAAGGAGGATCTGCTCAGCCCCATCAACCAGAGCACTCTGCACCGTTCCTCCTCAGTGAGATCCATGGTGTCCAGCGCCACCTACAGCTGTAATGACGACTACGTGGGCCTGGCGCTGCCCATGGACATCAACGACATGTTCCACATCCGAGACGCGCCTTACTTCCAACAGAAGACCAGCCTGCCTGCCGACGACAAGTGCCCATTCTACTTTGGAGACTCTGAAT GTGACGGTGGTCGTCCCTATCCCCGTATTCCACTGCTGAAGCAGCAGTTCAGTATCTCAGAGCTGATGGCCAGCAGAGAGAACAACCAGAACCACATCCTGGGTGTAGAGGAGACGGGTCTACAGGAACACACTGATGACAACTGTCTCTACTGCGTAGGAACTACTGTACTGGGCCACCACACACAGCCTCAGATCAACAACACATGCAGAG GCTCAGATGTTTGTGTTTCCACCTCCACGGCCTCAGCAGACCTGCTCCAGGGACTCACTGGGCCACGGCCTCAGCAGACCTGCTCCAGGGACTCACTGGGCCACGGCCTCAGCAGACCTGCTCCAGGGACTCACTGGGCCACGGCCTCAGCAGACCTGCTCCAGGGACTCACTGGGCCACGGCCTCAGCAGACCTGCTCCAGGGACTCACTGGGCCACGGCCAAAGCAGACCTGCTCCAGGGACTCACTGGGCCACGGCCAAAGCAAGGCTGCTGGGGCTTTTTGGGcggcatttacatttacatttacattttagtcatttagcagacgctcttatccagagcgacttacagtag